In one Micromonospora polyrhachis genomic region, the following are encoded:
- a CDS encoding NuoB/complex I 20 kDa subunit family protein, whose translation MGIEEKLPSGILLTSVEKLSNWARKSSFWGATFGLACCAIEMMAAGTPHYDLGRWGMEVFRASPRQADLMIVAGRVSQKMAPVVRQIYDQMPEPRSVISMGVCASSGGMFNNYAIVQGVDHIVPVDIYLPGCPPRPEMLIDAILKMREKVMAQPLGPNGRKMLEARRERGDVPVVAPGAMPSSYRVDKVRRAEWEQAVREGREEQLRIENWMKAQNHVKLGGSK comes from the coding sequence ATGGGTATCGAAGAGAAGCTGCCGAGCGGCATCCTGCTCACCTCGGTCGAGAAGCTCTCCAACTGGGCACGTAAGTCGTCGTTCTGGGGTGCGACCTTCGGTCTCGCCTGCTGCGCGATCGAGATGATGGCCGCCGGCACCCCGCACTACGACCTGGGCCGGTGGGGCATGGAGGTGTTCCGCGCCTCGCCCCGCCAGGCCGACCTGATGATCGTCGCCGGTCGGGTGAGCCAGAAGATGGCCCCGGTCGTGCGCCAGATCTACGACCAGATGCCCGAGCCACGTTCGGTCATCTCGATGGGCGTCTGCGCGTCGTCCGGCGGCATGTTCAACAACTACGCCATCGTGCAGGGCGTGGACCACATCGTGCCGGTGGACATCTACCTTCCCGGTTGCCCGCCTCGGCCAGAGATGCTGATCGACGCCATCCTCAAGATGCGCGAGAAGGTGATGGCCCAGCCGCTCGGCCCCAACGGCCGCAAGATGCTCGAAGCCCGCCGCGAGCGCGGTGACGTGCCCGTCGTCGCGCCCGGCGCGATGCCCTCCTCCTACCGGGTCGACAAGGTTCGGCGTGCGGAGTGGGAGCAGGCGGTCCGCGAGGGGCGCGAGGAGCAGTTGCGCATCGAGAACTGGATGAAGGCGCAGAACCACGTGAAGCTCGGGGGCAGCAAATGA
- the nuoE gene encoding NADH-quinone oxidoreductase subunit NuoE codes for MSVGAESERFVFSQETYDRAKEIIARYPADRSRSALLPMLHLVQSEEGYVSPAGVEFCAEQLGLNKAQVGAVATFYTMYKRRPTGDYLVSVCTNTMCNVLGGQEVYDALAEHLGVGHEETTADGKITLEHAECLAACDYGPVMTVNYDFFDGVDPDTAQGVVDELRAGGRPMPTRGARLCTLKEMALQLAGFADTREGAVADGPAGDPTLRGLRLAQQHGIAVAGFDPETPLRRKDAEPATPATAPASGEARKAEAAGVAANRPASDAKPAGDSAVEQERSLKEAQK; via the coding sequence ATGAGCGTGGGCGCGGAAAGCGAGCGTTTTGTGTTCAGCCAGGAGACGTACGACCGGGCAAAGGAGATCATTGCCCGATACCCGGCCGACCGGTCGCGGTCGGCGTTGCTGCCGATGCTGCACCTGGTGCAGTCGGAGGAAGGCTACGTCTCGCCCGCCGGGGTCGAGTTCTGTGCCGAGCAACTCGGCCTCAACAAGGCCCAGGTCGGCGCGGTGGCCACCTTCTACACCATGTACAAGCGTCGGCCGACCGGTGACTACCTGGTCAGCGTCTGCACCAACACGATGTGCAACGTGCTCGGCGGGCAGGAGGTCTACGACGCCCTCGCCGAACACCTGGGCGTCGGGCACGAGGAGACCACCGCCGACGGGAAGATCACGCTGGAGCACGCCGAGTGCCTGGCCGCCTGTGACTACGGCCCGGTGATGACGGTCAACTACGACTTCTTCGACGGAGTCGACCCGGACACTGCGCAGGGCGTGGTCGACGAGCTGCGCGCCGGTGGCCGGCCGATGCCGACCCGGGGTGCCCGGCTCTGCACCCTGAAGGAGATGGCACTCCAGCTCGCCGGCTTCGCCGACACCCGGGAGGGTGCGGTCGCCGACGGACCGGCCGGTGATCCGACGCTGCGCGGCCTCCGGCTGGCGCAGCAGCACGGCATCGCAGTCGCCGGATTCGACCCGGAGACCCCGCTTCGGCGCAAGGACGCGGAGCCGGCCACCCCGGCGACCGCGCCCGCCTCGGGGGAGGCCAGGAAGGCGGAGGCCGCCGGCGTGGCCGCGAACCGCCCGGCCAGTGACGCCAAGCCGGCGGGCGACAGTGCGGTCGAGCAGGAGCGGTCGTTGAAGGAGGCCCAGAAGTGA
- a CDS encoding NADH-quinone oxidoreductase subunit D, with product MTTPGYATERETAEGKVFTVTGGDWDTVVSGVDPINDERIVVNMGPQHPSTHGVLRLVMELEGETVRECRPVVGYLHTGIEKNLEYRNWVQGTTFVTRMDYLAPIFNETGYALAVEKLLGITDEIPERATTIRVLMMELNRIASHLVWIATTGMELGAISMMLYGFREREYVLDIFELCSGLRMNMAYVRPGGVAQDVPDEAIKKIDEFLDYLPKRLKEYEDMLSGQVIWQQRTQGVAVLDVTGCLSLGITGPVLRSAGLAWDLRKTNPYCGYENYEFDVPTATTSDVWGRYLVRMAEMRESMKIVRQAVDRLRPGRIMVSDKKIAWPAQLAIGVDGMGNSLEHVAKIMGQSMESLIHHFKLVTEGFRVPPGQVYVGIEAPRGELGVHAVSDGGTRPYRVHYREPSFINLQAVPAMAEGALLADVIAGGASLDPVMGGCDR from the coding sequence ATGACCACCCCTGGCTACGCGACGGAACGCGAGACCGCCGAAGGCAAGGTCTTCACCGTCACCGGCGGTGACTGGGACACCGTCGTTTCGGGTGTCGACCCGATCAACGACGAGCGGATCGTTGTCAACATGGGTCCGCAGCACCCGTCGACCCACGGCGTGCTGCGGTTGGTGATGGAGCTGGAAGGCGAGACCGTCCGGGAGTGCCGGCCGGTCGTGGGCTACCTGCACACCGGTATCGAGAAGAACCTCGAATACCGCAACTGGGTGCAGGGCACCACCTTCGTCACGCGGATGGACTACCTGGCGCCGATCTTCAACGAGACGGGATACGCGCTCGCGGTCGAGAAGCTGCTCGGCATCACCGACGAGATTCCCGAGCGGGCCACCACCATCCGGGTGCTGATGATGGAGCTCAACCGGATCGCCTCGCACCTGGTCTGGATCGCCACCACCGGCATGGAGCTCGGTGCGATCTCGATGATGCTGTACGGCTTCCGGGAGCGCGAGTACGTCCTGGACATCTTCGAGCTCTGCTCGGGGCTGCGGATGAACATGGCGTACGTCCGACCGGGCGGCGTCGCCCAGGACGTACCCGACGAGGCGATCAAGAAGATCGACGAGTTCCTCGACTACCTGCCGAAGCGGCTCAAGGAATACGAGGACATGCTCAGCGGTCAGGTCATCTGGCAGCAGCGCACCCAGGGGGTGGCGGTGCTGGACGTGACCGGATGCCTCTCGCTCGGCATCACCGGCCCGGTACTGCGCTCGGCGGGCCTGGCCTGGGACCTGCGCAAGACCAACCCGTACTGCGGCTACGAGAACTACGAGTTCGACGTGCCGACCGCGACCACCTCCGACGTGTGGGGCCGCTACCTGGTCCGGATGGCGGAGATGCGCGAGTCGATGAAGATCGTGCGGCAGGCGGTCGACCGGCTCCGGCCCGGCCGGATCATGGTGTCCGACAAGAAGATCGCCTGGCCGGCGCAGCTGGCCATCGGTGTGGACGGCATGGGCAACTCGCTGGAGCACGTTGCCAAGATCATGGGTCAGTCGATGGAATCGCTGATCCACCACTTCAAACTGGTCACCGAGGGCTTCCGGGTGCCGCCCGGCCAGGTCTACGTCGGCATCGAGGCCCCGCGCGGCGAGTTGGGCGTGCACGCGGTCTCCGATGGCGGGACGCGTCCCTACCGGGTGCACTACCGCGAGCCCAGTTTCATCAACCTGCAGGCGGTGCCAGCGATGGCCGAAGGTGCGCTGCTGGCCGACGTGATCGCCGGCGGAGCTTCACTGGACCCGGTGATGGGCGGGTGTGACCGATGA
- the nuoF gene encoding NADH-quinone oxidoreductase subunit NuoF, whose product MTTPRAETLAKLTPVLTKRWLSPNAWQLETYEQLDGYAALRKAIAVHPDDLIQLIKDSGLRGRGGAGFPTGLKWGFIPQGDGKPHYLVVNADEGEPGTCKDLPLMTHDPHSLVEGVIIASYAIRANRAFIYIRGEAVHAARRLRNAVNEAYAKGYLGKDILGSGFDLDLVVHSGAGAYICGEETALLDSLEGFRGQPRLRPPFPATHGLYASPTVVNNVGTISSVPYIVLGGADWWKSMGTEKSAGPMIYSLSGRIANPGQYECGLGITLRELIELAGGMQPGHNLRFWTPGGSSTPLLTAEHLDVPLDFEGVAAAGSILGTTATQIFSDQDCPVYATYRWMEFYHHESCGKCTPCREGNYWMVRVYRRILSGQGTHEDLDTLLDTCDNVLGRAFCGLGDGATSSVTSSLKYFKQDYLDYIEGRKAPKLSAKQLVGAH is encoded by the coding sequence GTGACGACGCCTCGGGCGGAGACGCTGGCCAAGCTGACCCCGGTGCTCACCAAGCGCTGGCTGTCCCCGAACGCCTGGCAGCTGGAGACGTACGAGCAGCTCGACGGGTATGCGGCGCTGCGCAAGGCGATCGCCGTGCACCCGGACGACCTGATCCAGTTGATCAAGGACTCCGGCCTGCGCGGCCGGGGTGGAGCCGGCTTCCCGACCGGCCTGAAGTGGGGCTTCATCCCGCAGGGCGACGGCAAGCCGCACTACCTGGTGGTCAACGCCGACGAGGGCGAGCCGGGCACCTGCAAGGACCTGCCGCTGATGACGCACGACCCGCACTCGCTGGTCGAAGGCGTGATCATCGCCTCGTACGCGATCCGGGCCAACCGGGCCTTCATCTACATCCGCGGCGAGGCGGTACACGCCGCCCGGCGGCTGCGCAACGCGGTCAACGAGGCGTACGCCAAGGGCTACCTCGGCAAGGACATCCTCGGGTCCGGCTTCGACCTGGACCTGGTGGTGCACAGCGGTGCCGGGGCGTACATCTGCGGTGAGGAGACCGCGCTGCTGGACTCGCTGGAGGGGTTCCGGGGCCAGCCCCGGCTGCGCCCACCGTTCCCGGCAACGCACGGCCTCTACGCCAGCCCGACCGTGGTCAACAATGTCGGCACCATCTCCAGCGTGCCGTACATCGTGCTCGGCGGGGCCGACTGGTGGAAGAGCATGGGTACGGAGAAGTCCGCTGGCCCGATGATCTACTCCCTCTCCGGCCGGATCGCCAACCCTGGCCAGTACGAGTGCGGCCTCGGCATCACGCTGCGGGAGCTGATCGAGCTGGCCGGCGGGATGCAACCGGGCCACAACCTGCGGTTCTGGACCCCGGGTGGGTCGTCGACTCCACTGCTCACCGCCGAGCACCTGGACGTGCCGCTCGACTTCGAGGGGGTCGCGGCAGCCGGGTCCATCCTCGGCACCACGGCCACGCAGATCTTCTCCGACCAGGACTGTCCGGTCTACGCGACCTACCGGTGGATGGAGTTCTACCACCACGAGTCGTGCGGCAAGTGCACCCCGTGCCGCGAGGGCAACTACTGGATGGTCCGGGTCTACCGGCGCATCCTCTCCGGTCAGGGCACCCACGAGGACCTGGACACCCTGCTGGACACCTGCGACAACGTCCTCGGCCGCGCGTTCTGCGGTTTGGGTGACGGTGCCACCAGTTCGGTGACCTCCTCGTTGAAGTACTTCAAGCAGGACTACCTCGACTACATCGAGGGACGTAAGGCACCGAAGCTGTCCGCCAAGCAGCTGGTTGGAGCGCACTGA
- a CDS encoding NADH-quinone oxidoreductase subunit A translates to MSLSMWVPIVGLLILGALFALFSVAIAPIVGPKRANRAKLAAYECGIEPSPTPIGGSRFPIKFYLTAMLFIVFDIEIIFLYPWAVSFDALALFGFVEMVLFIVTVFIAYAYVWRRGGLDWD, encoded by the coding sequence ATGTCACTCTCCATGTGGGTGCCCATTGTGGGTCTGTTGATCCTGGGCGCACTCTTCGCACTCTTTTCCGTGGCGATCGCGCCCATCGTTGGCCCCAAACGGGCCAACCGGGCCAAGCTCGCAGCGTACGAGTGCGGGATCGAGCCGTCGCCGACGCCGATTGGCGGCAGTCGGTTCCCGATCAAGTTCTACCTGACGGCCATGCTCTTCATCGTCTTCGACATCGAGATCATCTTCCTCTACCCGTGGGCCGTGTCGTTCGACGCGCTCGCCCTCTTCGGGTTCGTCGAGATGGTGCTGTTCATCGTCACGGTGTTCATCGCGTACGCCTACGTGTGGCGGCGTGGCGGGCTGGACTGGGACTGA
- a CDS encoding NADH-quinone oxidoreductase subunit C: MTSPSPAPSEQPGGGVPVAAPPVGATSGAPAEFPPASPAGRGMFGIQGTGDTSGFGGLKRRSVEVVDSPRPYGGYFDEVRDALEEAYPGFADAIEKVVIDRGEMTIHVRPDRILEVCRIMRDDESLRFELCSSVSGVDYLGSDERRLHVVYHLTSMTYRRQVRLEVAVTTADPHVPSVTSVYPTADWQEREAYDMFGVVFDGHPGLTRILMPDDWEGHPQRKDYPLGGIPVEYKGAQIPPPDHRRSYQ; this comes from the coding sequence ATGACCTCTCCCTCACCCGCACCCAGTGAGCAGCCCGGCGGCGGCGTACCGGTCGCCGCGCCGCCGGTCGGCGCGACCAGCGGGGCACCTGCGGAGTTCCCGCCGGCCAGCCCGGCCGGTCGGGGCATGTTCGGCATCCAGGGCACCGGCGACACCTCCGGCTTCGGTGGGCTGAAGCGCCGGTCGGTCGAGGTGGTCGACAGCCCGCGGCCGTACGGCGGCTACTTCGACGAGGTCCGCGACGCGCTGGAGGAGGCCTACCCCGGGTTCGCCGACGCCATCGAGAAGGTGGTCATCGACCGGGGCGAGATGACCATCCACGTCCGGCCGGACAGGATCCTCGAAGTCTGCCGGATCATGCGTGACGACGAGTCGCTGCGCTTCGAGTTGTGCAGCTCGGTCTCCGGCGTGGACTACCTCGGCTCCGACGAGCGACGGCTGCACGTCGTCTACCACCTCACCTCGATGACCTACCGGCGGCAGGTACGGCTGGAGGTCGCGGTGACCACGGCCGACCCGCACGTGCCCAGCGTCACGTCCGTCTACCCGACGGCCGACTGGCAGGAGCGGGAGGCGTACGACATGTTCGGCGTCGTCTTCGACGGCCACCCCGGTCTGACCCGGATTCTCATGCCGGACGACTGGGAGGGGCACCCGCAGCGCAAGGACTACCCGCTCGGCGGTATCCCGGTCGAGTACAAGGGTGCCCAGATTCCCCCTCCAGACCACCGGAGGTCCTACCAATGA
- a CDS encoding geranylgeranyl reductase family protein — translation MTTVENDADVIVVGAGPGGSATAYHLAQHGLRVLLLEKTEFPREKVCGDGLTPRAVKQLIKLGVDTSPEAGWLHNKGLRVIGGGVRLELDWPELASFPNYGLVRTRLDFDDLVAKRAVAAGAELRTGVNVTGPVLDATGRAIGVAAEVGPGKELTTFHAPLMVAADGVSGRFPLALGLAKREDRPIGVAVRRYYRSPARHDDRYLESWLELRSREGGDKLLPGYGWIFGMGDGRVNAGLGVLNSSSAFGKTNYRRLLTDWLANTPDDWGLNDDANADGPILGAALPMGFNRVPHYTRGVMLVGDSGGMVNPFNGEGIAYAMESGELAAEVAVQALARPAGVERERALAHYPTELKSRYGGYYRLGGVFVKLIGNPQIMRIATKHGMPHPLLMRFVLKLLANLTDPRGGDAMDRIINAMTRVAPSV, via the coding sequence ATGACGACAGTCGAGAACGACGCGGACGTCATCGTCGTTGGCGCTGGGCCTGGTGGCTCCGCCACCGCCTACCACCTTGCCCAGCACGGGCTCCGGGTCCTGCTGCTGGAGAAGACCGAATTCCCACGCGAGAAGGTGTGCGGCGACGGCCTCACCCCACGCGCCGTCAAGCAACTCATCAAGCTCGGGGTCGACACCTCGCCCGAGGCCGGCTGGCTGCACAACAAGGGCCTGCGGGTGATCGGTGGCGGCGTGCGCCTCGAACTCGACTGGCCCGAGCTGGCCAGCTTCCCCAACTACGGTCTGGTCCGTACCCGGCTCGACTTCGACGACCTGGTCGCCAAGCGCGCGGTCGCGGCCGGCGCGGAACTGCGTACCGGAGTGAACGTCACCGGTCCGGTGCTCGATGCCACCGGCCGGGCGATCGGTGTCGCCGCCGAGGTCGGCCCCGGCAAGGAGCTGACGACCTTCCACGCGCCGCTCATGGTGGCCGCCGACGGCGTATCCGGCCGGTTCCCGCTCGCCCTCGGTCTGGCCAAGCGCGAGGATCGGCCGATCGGTGTGGCGGTTCGCCGCTACTACCGCTCGCCGGCCCGCCATGACGACAGGTACCTGGAGTCCTGGCTGGAGTTGCGCAGTCGGGAGGGCGGCGACAAGTTGCTGCCCGGCTACGGCTGGATCTTCGGCATGGGCGACGGTCGGGTCAACGCGGGGCTCGGCGTGCTCAACTCCTCGTCGGCCTTCGGCAAGACCAACTACCGGCGACTGCTCACCGACTGGCTGGCCAACACGCCGGACGACTGGGGGCTGAACGACGACGCCAACGCCGACGGACCTATCCTCGGTGCGGCGTTGCCGATGGGCTTCAACCGGGTGCCGCACTACACCCGTGGGGTGATGCTGGTCGGTGACTCCGGCGGCATGGTCAACCCGTTCAACGGCGAGGGCATCGCCTACGCCATGGAGTCGGGCGAGCTGGCCGCCGAGGTGGCGGTGCAGGCGTTGGCCCGGCCTGCCGGGGTGGAGCGCGAGCGGGCGCTGGCGCACTACCCGACCGAGCTGAAGTCCCGCTATGGCGGCTACTACCGTCTGGGCGGGGTCTTCGTGAAGCTCATCGGCAATCCGCAGATCATGCGGATCGCCACCAAGCACGGCATGCCGCATCCGTTGCTGATGCGGTTCGTCCTCAAGCTGCTGGCCAACCTGACCGACCCACGCGGCGGTGACGCGATGGACCGGATCATCAACGCGATGACCAGGGTGGCACCCAGTGTCTGA